CGCAACCGTCAAGCCCGCTATCGTGCTGAAGCCCTGAAGGCGATTCAGGTGCCGATTGTGGGGTTTCTAGAAGCCATCAGCATCCTGTTTCTGTTTCTCCTGGGAGGTTGGCAGATTTCCCAAGGGAATCTCACCGGGGGGGGACTTTGTCAGCTATCTAACCGCGGTGGCCTTGTTGATCCAACCCATTGACTTGTTTACCAGCAGCTTCAATGAGTTTAAACAGGCAGAGGCTTCCGTAGACCGGGTCTTTGAATTGATGGCGGTGCAGCCCCAAGTGGTCGAGAAAATCAATGCTCAGGGATTACCCCCCGTCACGGGCAAGGTGGAATATCGCCATGTCAGCTTTGCTTACAAGCCCGATCAGCCTGTCCTCAGAGACTTAAGCCTATTGGCCTTTCCAGGGGAGATGATTGCCCTAGTGGGAGCATCTGGAGCCGGCAAAACCACTCTGGTGAATCTGTTACCCCGCTTTTATGATCCTCAAGCCGGCGAGATTTTGGTGGATGGGATCAATATCTGCGATGTCACCCTTGCCAGCCTGCGACGTCAGATTGGCATTGTTCCTCAGGAAACCGTGCTCTTCTCCGGTACCATTGCCCAGAACATAGCCTTTGGCCAGGATCGGTTTAATCTAGAAGCAGTTGAGGCGGCAGCGACCATTGCCAATGCCCATCCCTTTATCACTCAGTTCCCTAAGGGGTATCAAACCTGGGTGGGGGAGCGGGGGGTTAACCTTTCCGGTGGACAGCGACAGCGCCTAGCGATCGCTCGGGCCGTTTTGCTCAACCCCCGGATTTTGATCCTCGATGAAGCTACCTCGGCTCTGGATTCTGAGTCAGAGGCTCTGGTTCAGGAAGCCCTAGAGCGTCTGATGCAGCATCGGACAGTCTTTATCATCGCCCACCGCTTAACCACCGTGCGGCGTTCCGATCGCATTCTGGTGATGGAACATGGTCAGGTGATTGAGTCTGGCACCCATGATGAATTGTTGGCTCAGGGAGGGCGGTATGCACAATTCTACGCCCAGCAATTTAATTAACGTCGATACTCAGGAGGGGTCTACCCCCATTTCCTTCATATCGAACCCCTGGGCGACGGTACCCCGCTCCGGGTAGGATACTAATAGTTAACAGGTCTTAACAATGGTAGAACGCCCCATCAAAAAGTCTGAGCGTCCAGCTCAACCCGTTGCCAGCGAAAGCACCCCCCGTGCTAAACCCTTGGAAGACTCCGGCCATGGTCGTCCAACCCAGGGTCGGGACAAAGGCAAAGGGAGAGGTAAAAAAGACGCCTACGACGACGAACCCAGACAGGCCAAAAATCCTGCTCTCATGCGGGGGCCTAAACCGAGCAAATTTGTAGCCCCAGTGGGCGAAGAAGCAGTTCTCTCGGAAGCTAGTGAAGATGTCTCCACAGCGGATATGGCTTCGGATGAGACATCCATGACGGCGGATGTTTTGATTGAGGCAACGACCGCCATCGTAACAGAGGGTTAACGTTCGCTCCCCGGTGGGGAAGGTTCCACTGCTACTTGCAGCTTGCGCCAAGAGAGAGAGGTGCTGGGATGAAAGGCAGGATAATCGAAACCAATGCCTAGATTGCCAAACGCTGACCTCGGGAAGGTTGAAGGATCGGTGGCATCTCTGTAGCAATAGATGCGCTCCTGAGGCAAAACTGGGAATGTCTTTTCCCTGGGACATTTCCTTAGGCGCTTGCCTTCAACAGCGCCACCTGTGAGCAAAATATAGATGAGGGGGTTGAAATTCGTCCTGCATCCAGCTCTCCCCAGACGCCTGGGGGTGATGCCTGGGAGGGAAAGTTTATTGGGAACCCCAGGCAGCAAGAATGCTCTGGTCAGAACAGGGGGAGGAGGAAATTGCCATGTTAGCAATCTCTAACATATTCAGGCATTCTGTCTGATTAAACACTTATGGTCATGCCAAATTTTCTGATTATTGGGGCGGCTAAGGCAGGTACGACTGCACTCCACACCTATCTTCAGCAACATCCTCAAATTTTCATGACCCCTGATAAGGAAACGAATTTTTTTGCCTATCAGGGAGAGACCCTTGATTTTCAAGGGGTGGGGGATACAGCTATTAATCAGTTTTCAGTTACGGATCTAGTAACTTATCAGCAATTATTTGCTGGGGTTAAAGATGAAATTGCGATCGGAGAAGCCTGTCCGCTTTATCTTTATCATCCCCAGGCTCCCCAAAGAATTGCTGAACATTTGCCAGGGGTGCGTTTGATTGTGATTTTGCGAAATCCAGCGGATCGAGCCTATGCAAATTTTCTGCATCTAGTGCGGGATGATCGAGAACTAGAACGGAATTTTATCCAAGCACTCAGGGGAGAAGCTCAACGTATTCAAAACAATTGGGAATGGTTTTGGCATTATGTTCAGCTAGGTTATTATGGGTGTCAGTTAAAGCGTTATTATGACATTTTTGATGCCGATAAAATTAAAGTTTATTTATATGAAGATTTAGTCGAACGATGCCATTGGCTGCTTCAGGATCTTTTTAATTTTCTCCAAGTTGACCCAACTTTCATCCCAGACATGACCATTCGTCCGAACAAATCAGGAGTCCCTA
This genomic stretch from Neosynechococcus sphagnicola sy1 harbors:
- a CDS encoding sulfotransferase, which codes for MPNFLIIGAAKAGTTALHTYLQQHPQIFMTPDKETNFFAYQGETLDFQGVGDTAINQFSVTDLVTYQQLFAGVKDEIAIGEACPLYLYHPQAPQRIAEHLPGVRLIVILRNPADRAYANFLHLVRDDRELERNFIQALRGEAQRIQNNWEWFWHYVQLGYYGCQLKRYYDIFDADKIKVYLYEDLVERCHWLLQDLFNFLQVDPTFIPDMTIRPNKSGVPKNSILHQFLTKPNLFKTLSKPLFPERFRQRIQHSNLVTPKLSPEVREFLITLYRSDILTCQDLIGRDLSAWLQNG
- a CDS encoding ABC transporter ATP-binding protein; its protein translation is MALLIQPIDLFTSSFNEFKQAEASVDRVFELMAVQPQVVEKINAQGLPPVTGKVEYRHVSFAYKPDQPVLRDLSLLAFPGEMIALVGASGAGKTTLVNLLPRFYDPQAGEILVDGINICDVTLASLRRQIGIVPQETVLFSGTIAQNIAFGQDRFNLEAVEAAATIANAHPFITQFPKGYQTWVGERGVNLSGGQRQRLAIARAVLLNPRILILDEATSALDSESEALVQEALERLMQHRTVFIIAHRLTTVRRSDRILVMEHGQVIESGTHDELLAQGGRYAQFYAQQFN